From the genome of Plectropomus leopardus isolate mb unplaced genomic scaffold, YSFRI_Pleo_2.0 unplaced_scaffold16097, whole genome shotgun sequence:
taccTGTAGGAGGTCTTGGCTTTCAGCGGCCCGTCACAGAAGCCGCCGTAGCTGTCACTCAGGTAGAGGTCGTCGTCATGGTAACGATCACAAGCCCCACCCAGTCGATCGCCCCCTGCCCCCAGGTTCACCTCCACGACCTGATCAGTTATGGATTCATTGATAAGAATGATTTGATACAAAAAAGCCTcagattctttctttttaagtatttatacAATTATTTGCAAACTAGGCAAATCTTTTTGCCtcatttttcatcattgttATCAGTgttcaatttgtgtttttagcaaTATTTTACGCTGCTATATTTTGGTTAGATTTTATTATAGGAATTGTTATTGTCCCTAACTTCTTCCAGTACTAACCGTCAACAAGAATATGTTACTACTGATAATTTTGTATTAACTGCCACCAGTGatttgaaaaacttttaaaagaggACCTTTGAGTTTTGACCCcgcccaaaaaaacaacttaatttaaacaaaaaaaaatcttgcctTTTGCAGTCAGTTAGGGTTATTATGCtttagtgttttctgttgtcACCTGTCCAGCTGGCGTCTCGGCCTCCTGTGGACAGCGGCTGGAGAAGTAGGCCGTCTGATACGCTCTGACGGAGGAGTTGCTGATGTAGTCGCGGTAGGAGGGCAGAGGGTGGCGCTGCTCCGGCTGCAGCATCTCATTGGCTGTCGGAGGAGACGAGAACAATCAGAGGAGGCTCAAACTCTCAAAGTTTGACTTTGTACTCAAATCCTGCTGGCGGTCAGTCTCGAAAACTGAGCTACAACAAACAATTATATCTAGTAGATTTCTACataaaccaaaatcaaatctGGCCCTGTACCCAttctctaattcacaataaaaataaaacgattcacactgggaatttgtttttttttacttttagtatacataaggtgccagagtgcataaataAGCAtcgaaatagagcttgtttataaaaaagtgccagtggaggatccccgcACCCCCTGACAGAAGTCCACACTAAGACCCTACTGTcctaaaaacctcctaaaatcccagaaatatcctaaaattctagaaatatccttaaaaccTAGAGACgacaaaaatcccagaaacctccttaaatttcagaaatgtcctaaaatctcagaaatgtcctaaaagcatcctaaaatgctagaaaacaTGTGTGAGGCTGCTGCTGATCTAAACTGTGCGTGTTTGCGCGTTCGTACCATCGGATTCGGCCACGATCACGGCGAAGTATCGCACGGCTCCGTTGGCGTCACTGAACCAGGAGCA
Proteins encoded in this window:
- the LOC121964569 gene encoding receptor-type tyrosine-protein phosphatase beta-like; translated protein: PPVPPPSVRVSERSSKVTSSSILFRFNCSWFSDANGAVRYFAVIVAESDANEMLQPEQRHPLPSYRDYISNSSVRAYQTAYFSSRCPQEAETPAGQVVEVNLGAGGDRLGGACDRYHDDDLYLSDSYGGFCDGPLKAKTSY